CGGCAAATCCATCGTCGACGTTGTCATAAACGAAGCGATCGTTGCCTTCGCCGCCGGTCATGAAATCGTCACCGCCGCTGCTGAACAGCACGTCGTTGCCGTCGCCACCATTCAGCGCATCGCCATTGTCACCTTCGCTCATGGCGAACAGCTGGTCGTTGCCGTCCCCACCCTCGAGCGACTCGACCGTGTCGTCGCGCGTCGCGTAGATGATGTCGTCGCCGTCACCGCCATCGGCGGCTACCTCATCGCCACGCACGGCCAGGACATCGTTGCCGTCGGACGGCGCATTGAGCGACGTCACCCAGGAGATCGTCACGGATTCGCCCGGTTCCAGGTCCGGCAGGTCGTAGACGAGATTGATGGCGATATCGCCCGCACGGCCATTCGGATCGGCCGGGTTGTCAAACGCATTGGGGTTAAAGGGGTTCAGGTTCAGGAAGCCGAACGCCGACGCGCGCACCGCGATCGAACCGTCATCAAGACCGTTGGCGGCATTCAGCGCACCCTGGTCGGCCAGCAGCAGAATGCTCTGATCGCTGGTCGGCCCCTGGGCATCAACGGCGGCGATGCCGTTCTCATCGGGGTTCATCAGGACATCGTTGACGGTTCTGAACGTGCCGCCACCGTCGGCGTCCTGATCGGGGTCGCCACTGCGCATGTAACGCAAGCCAGTGATCGTGCCGTCGCCGGAATTGGTCAACGTCACGGTCGTGGTGAAGAAGGTATCGTTCAGGCCGAGGCTGATCGTCTGGCTCACATCGAGACGGCCGTCGACGCCGCCGGCTGACGTCACCGAATTCACGCCGCCGCCGGACGCGGTATCGCTGAGCCCCATGGCAATGTCGGTGCCCAGACCGCCGCCCTGGTTCGAACCGACAAAGGCGCCGGCGCCGTCGGTGAACGCTATGGTGAAGTTCTCGACCGGGATTCCCGGCAGGAACGCATCACCCGTCGTTGCATCGTCGCCGGCGAGTGGATCGTCATCGCCATAGAACGACAGGTTCGGTCGGTTGAGCTGATCGGCGGAAGCGAAGCCGTCGGGTGGCGCGCTATCGGTGCCCAGCGCGCCGTTCGCCGACACGCCAAGCTCAAGAAAGGTGCCTCGCAGGAACGCATCCGCACCACCGACAACAACGACGTCCGGATCGGTGGGAGCCTGATCCGTCTCGACCACCGGGTCGGTCTCGACCGGCGGATCACTGCGCGCCTTGTCCGGAAGGCTCTCGTCGGCAGGCGGTGTGACGCCGGGGATTTCATCGCCGGCGGACGCGCCAGTCGGTGTGGGATCGTCCGTCGCGTCGCTCTCGGCGTTCGCGGTCTCGTTCTCTTCGATTTCCTCGGCCAGAGCCTCGAACAGGTCGCCAACCGCCTCGGCGAACGCCTGCACGGCGGCGTTGGGGTCGGCAGGCTCGCCCGCTTGGGATTCGTCGTCGCCGGGATTGCCGTTCTCGGTGACGTCCGCCACCGTCAGCGTCGACGCCGCTCCCTCATCGGACGGCGCGTTCGCGTTGGTGTTCGAACTCTCGTTGATCACGCTGTCGCCAACGCCAAGGTTGGCCTCACTGAGCAACTGCATGGTCGCGAGCGCGGCGCGATAGAGCGCCTCGATGTCCGCGCCGCCCAAAATCTCGACCGGTGTCGGCGCCTGGTCCAGCGATGTCACCGTCGTCGTCGCACCGACCTCGCTCAAAATGACCGTCCCGATTTCCGTCGCGACTTCGACCAGACCGACATTACCGTCCGGGTCCTGCAGCAGCGTGACGAGGTTCTGCAGGCCTTCGGCGGCCGCCTGGATCGCCGCCGAGGTGCCGCGAATGCCGATCGTCGCCACCGGCGTCTCGACGGTCATGTCGCCGGTCTTGACGACATCACCGGAAACCAGAACGAACAGACCTTGGACCAACGAGAACGAAGCGACGTTGCTGTCGGAACCGGGATCGTAGATCAGCTCGTCGACAACCATGCGGGCGTCTTCTGATAGCGAGAACCGCGTGCCATCGGTGAACAGCACCGCGATGGCACCATCGGACGGCGTCTGAAGTACGTCACCCATGTAGATCGGCGAACCCACCTCCAGCGCCACCTGCGTGCCGTCGGCACGGATGGCGAAGGCCTCACCGGTCGCCGCCTCGACCTGGCCGATTGCGCCGTCAGTCACCGATGCCGTCTCGGCCTGGGCGTACTGGCCGGCGGTGGGTGAACCCGCGAGCGCCGAGACCAGGGCACCTTTCAGCACACCGGCGCCGTCGCCCAGAACGAGGTCGCTAGGTTCGGTTGTGGCGAAGTAGTCCTGAATGACGACCTGGGTGCCGTCCAATCCCTCAATGACCAGATCGGGACCCTGACGGTCGAAGTCGGCACGCAGCGCCATGTCGCCGAATGGCAGGCTCAACGGCCCTTGCGCCATGCCATCGACCACATGGGGCGACGGTGACGTGACCGGAGCGGACAAGGCCGTACTTGCAGTACTTTCGACCGCCATGTGCGTGTGTCCCTCAAACAAGGCCGTTTTTGGCCCTTTTTGTGCGCTCACCGCGTTGATTGAGCCCCAGCGTCACGGGCGCGCCATATCAACGCACTACTACTTTAGAGCAAGGAAACTATCGCCGGTAGCGGATGCAGGTAGGTGTGTCAGCCATCACACTTTGGGCCGATTTAAAGCCGAATCTGCGGGCCGGACACCGAATCGCGTCGGAATGGGCATGTTCAGCCCGAGTTGGGGCTTCTCGAGACCGGCGAACCGGCGGCCCGGCTACGTGCTGGAGACGATCTCGATATCGGAGGCGGCTGGCTGATCCATGGCCGCGACAGCCGTGTAACCAGCATCGGCGCCGTTGCCGTCATAGTGCAGCGTGCCGTCGGCGACCGAATAGACAAAGGTCGCCTCGCCGGCATCATGGTTGGCGTTGGTGCCGGCATTGGTGCCGTCATAGGAGTCCGCGATCACCGAGAAGTTGACGCCATCGACCAGCGCGCCCTCTGGCAGGTCGCCAAAGGCATCGCTGAGCAGCTGAATGACGTCCAGTCCGCTCTGGAAGTCGACAATGGTGTCGGCCTCAGGCGAAGCGATCGACGAGTAGGTGGTGTTGCTCGCGATAACGTGGCCATCATCCTCGTCATCATAGAAGAAGATGTCGGCGCCCAGGCCACCGGTCAAACTATCGGCGCCGCCGCCACTGCTTAGGAAATCGCTGCCATTACCGCCGACAAGCACGTCGCCGGTCGCACCGGTGCTGTAGGCGAACAGCGCATCGGTGCCGTTGCCACCGATCAGGGTCTCGCTCGTCTCCTCGCGCGCGGCCAGAACGATGTCATCGCCGTTGCCGCCATCGACCGTCGTCTGATCCGCCTGCGCGACCAGATAGTCGTTGCCGTCGGACGGATTGTTGGTCGAGGTCACCCAGGTGATCGTGATCGACTCGCCGGGTTCCAGATCCGGCAGAACATAGACAAGGTTGATGCCGATATCGGCGGTCGAACCATTGGGATCGGATGGATTGTCGAAACCCCGCGAATCGAACGGGTCGAGGTTCTCGAAGCCATAGGCCGACGCACGCACCTGGATTGAACCGTCGTCGAGACCGTTCTCCTGGTTGAGCGCCGACTGATCGGCGACCAAGAGGATGCTCTGGCCGCTAAACTGGCCCAAGGCATTGACGGCGGCGACACCGCCCGTGCCATCCGGGTTCAGCAGAACGTCGTTGATCGTCGGGAAGCCGATACCGCCCACCGCATCGACCTCGTGATCGGGATCGTTGTTGCGCATGTAGCGAAGGCCGGTGAGTGTCTCGTCACCGGTGTTGGTAATCGTTACGGTCGTTGTGTAGTAGGTGTCGTCGGCACCAAGGCTCACCGTCTGGCTGATCTCGACCTTATCGTCGACACCGCCCGTCAGAGTCGCCGATGCCACACCGTCGTCCGACGACGTGCTTTCGACGCTCATCGGGATGTCGGTGCCACCATCATCATTCTGGTTCGATCCGACAAACGATCCTTCCGAATCGGTAAAGGCGAGCGTGAAATTCTCGACCGGGATACCCGGCAGGAACGCATCGCCGGTGCCGTTGTCACCGTCGGCCAGCGGCGCATTGCTGGCATAGAACGAAAGCCCCGGCAGACCAGGCTCGTTGGATGCCTCAAACGATTCCGGCGCCGCACCGACGGTACCCATCGCACCGTTCGCGCCGATGCCCAGTTCCACAAACGTGCCCTGCAGGAACACTTCACCATTGTTGTTGACGACGACATCAACCTCGCCGGGCTCAGGCTCGATCTCGTCGGTCGCGCCACTCTCGACGGTTTCAAGCGTCCCTTGGCCATCGGTGTAACTCACGACAACGCGAACCTGGAACCCGACTTGGTCTTCGTCCGGTGTGAATGTGTCGTCCGTCGCGCCATCGATATCGACCCATCCGTCACCGGTCAGAACCTGCCACTGATAGCTGAACTCACCGAGACCATCGTCATCGCTTAGACCGGACGTGTCGGCCGTCAACGCCTCGCCCTCTTCGGGATCGCCGTTAATGCCGACATTGCCTTCCGGTGCGTCGTTGACGTTCGCCACGTTGTCGGTGGCGGCGCTCTCGACCGTCTCGACAGTACCGCCGCCGTCGGTGTAACTGACGACCACGCGCATCTGGAAGCCGACTTCGTCGTCACCGGGCGTGAAGCTGTCGTCCGTCGCGCCTTCGACGTCCTGCCAGCCGGTATCAGTCAGGATCTGCCACTGATAGCTGAATGGACCAAGGCCATCGTCATCGCTGAGATCCGACGTGTCGGCGGTCAGCGTCGAATCTTCCTCAGCGACGCCATTGATGCCGACGCCGCCATCCGGCTCGTCGTTCACGTTCGCAATCGGATCGGTTGCCGCGCTCTCGACACTCTCGTTCGTGCCCTCGCCGTCCGTATAGCTGACGACAACACGAACCGGTGCGCCGACCTCATCATCGCCCGGCGTGAATGTATCGCCGATCGCGCCTGCGATATCGATCCACTCACCGTCGATCAGCGCCTGCCACTGATATTCAAACTCGCCCAGGCCATCATCATCCGATAGGCCGTCGGTGTTGGCTGTCAGGATGGAGTCTTCCTGAGCGGCGCCGTCGACGATGACGTCGCCTTCCGGCTCGTCGTTGACATTGGCAATCGGATCGGTCGGTGCACTTTCGATACTCTCTTCCGTGCCCTGGCCGTCCGTATAACTGACGACAACACGCACCTGCTCACCAACCTGGTGGTCGCCTGGCGTGAACGTGTCGTCGGTCGCACCGTCGATGTCCGTCCACTCGCCATCGACCAGCGCCTGCCATTGATAGCTGAACTCACCGAGGCCATCGTCATCCGACAACTCGTCGGTGTTGGCGGTGAGTTCGGAATCCTCCTCCGCCACACCGTCGATCGTGACCGCACCATCGGGGTCATCGTTTACGTTGTCGACAGGGTCGGTTGCAGCGCTCTCGGCACTCTCGGTGGTGCCTTGGCCGTCCGTGTAGTCCACGACAACACGCAGTTGCAGGCCGACCTGATCGTCGCCCGGCGTGAACGTCGCGTCGGTCGCGCCGGCGATCGCGACCCAAACACCTCCGGCAAACGCTTGCCACTGATAACTGAACTCGCCCAGGCCATCATCGTCGGAGAGGCCATCCGTATTGGCGGTGAGCTCGCCATCTTCCTGGGCGACGCCGTCGATCGTCACCGCGCCCTCGGGCTCGTCGTTTACATTGGCAATCGGTCCGGTTGGATCGCTTTCGACCGTCTCGGCCGTGCCCTCGCCGTCCGTGTAGCTGACGACAACGCGCACCTGCGAACCGACTTCGTCATCGCCCGGTGTGAAGGTCTCATCGATGGCGCCGGCAATGTCGATCCATTCGCCGTCAACCAATACCTGCCACTGGTAGCTGAACTCGCCCAAGCCATCGTCATCCGACAGACCGTCGGTGTTGGTAGAGAGTTCGGAGTCTTCCTGCGCGACACCATCGATCGTGACAGCACCCTCAGGGTCATCGTTGACATTGGCCACAGGATCCGTCGCCACGCTCTCAACAGTCTCGGCCGTACCCTGACCGTCCGTGTAGCTGACGACCACCCGCACCTGCGCGCCGACCTCGTCGTCGCCAGGCGTGAAGGTGTCGCCTGTCGCGCCGGCAACGTCGATCCATTCACCATCGACAAGCGCCTGCCACTGATAGCTGAACGCGCCCAATCCGTCGTCGTCGGAAAGGCCGTCGGTGTTTGCCGCGAGCTCGCTGTCTTCTTGCGCGACACCATCGACGAGCACGGCCCCTTCAGGCGGATCGTTCTCGTTACCGATGGACGCCGTCGGATCGCTCTCGACGGACTCGGCCGTGCCTTCACCGTCAGTGTAGCTGACGACGACACGGAGCTGCTGACCAACCTGGTCGTCGCCCGGCGTGAACGCATCATCCGTAGCGCCAGCAATATCGATCCACTCGCCATCGACAAGCGATTGCCACTGGTAACTGAACTCACCGAGGCCATCGTCATCCGACAGACCGTCGGTGTTCGCCGTGAGCTCGCTGTCTTCCTGCGCGACACCATCGATTGTAACGGCGCCCGCAGGCTCATCATTCACGTTGGCAATTGGGTCAGTCGCA
The Pseudomonadota bacterium genome window above contains:
- a CDS encoding FecR domain-containing protein is translated as MAVESTASTALSAPVTSPSPHVVDGMAQGPLSLPFGDMALRADFDRQGPDLVIEGLDGTQVVIQDYFATTEPSDLVLGDGAGVLKGALVSALAGSPTAGQYAQAETASVTDGAIGQVEAATGEAFAIRADGTQVALEVGSPIYMGDVLQTPSDGAIAVLFTDGTRFSLSEDARMVVDELIYDPGSDSNVASFSLVQGLFVLVSGDVVKTGDMTVETPVATIGIRGTSAAIQAAAEGLQNLVTLLQDPDGNVGLVEVATEIGTVILSEVGATTTVTSLDQAPTPVEILGGADIEALYRAALATMQLLSEANLGVGDSVINESSNTNANAPSDEGAASTLTVADVTENGNPGDDESQAGEPADPNAAVQAFAEAVGDLFEALAEEIEENETANAESDATDDPTPTGASAGDEIPGVTPPADESLPDKARSDPPVETDPVVETDQAPTDPDVVVVGGADAFLRGTFLELGVSANGALGTDSAPPDGFASADQLNRPNLSFYGDDDPLAGDDATTGDAFLPGIPVENFTIAFTDGAGAFVGSNQGGGLGTDIAMGLSDTASGGGVNSVTSAGGVDGRLDVSQTISLGLNDTFFTTTVTLTNSGDGTITGLRYMRSGDPDQDADGGGTFRTVNDVLMNPDENGIAAVDAQGPTSDQSILLLADQGALNAANGLDDGSIAVRASAFGFLNLNPFNPNAFDNPADPNGRAGDIAINLVYDLPDLEPGESVTISWVTSLNAPSDGNDVLAVRGDEVAADGGDGDDIIYATRDDTVESLEGGDGNDQLFAMSEGDNGDALNGGDGNDVLFSSGGDDFMTGGEGNDRFVYDNVDDGFAVAGNTAFSNLNSPAPDVIVDFESGADTVAFLSSAFGGLPIGNLQNGVNFSVINDSYDGTNAGANVNHGLGQGSFIYSLADGVLHYDGNGATDGYTAVAAMDQPAASDIEIVATV